A single Rhizobium sullae DNA region contains:
- a CDS encoding VOC family protein — translation MSDVPKLDFLTFYSVDPQVTANFYGHFGISFQSEKHGAGPVHYSSESKETIVEFYPATAYAQPKDAVMLGFEIADTDEAERIAKNNNFEILEPPMETPLGNRIILADPDGRRVLLYSRPSETRR, via the coding sequence ATGTCTGATGTTCCTAAGCTGGATTTTCTCACTTTCTATTCCGTCGACCCACAGGTGACGGCTAATTTCTACGGGCACTTCGGCATAAGCTTCCAGAGCGAAAAGCATGGTGCAGGGCCCGTACATTATTCCTCTGAGAGCAAAGAAACGATCGTCGAGTTTTATCCGGCGACGGCATACGCCCAGCCGAAAGACGCGGTGATGCTCGGATTCGAAATCGCTGACACCGACGAAGCCGAGCGAATAGCAAAGAATAATAACTTCGAGATCCTTGAGCCGCCGATGGAGACGCCACTAGGCAACCGCATAATCTTAGCTGACCCAGATGGGCGGCGGGTGCTGCTATATTCACGGCCCTCTGAAACACGCAGATGA